In Flavobacterium sp. N1736, the following are encoded in one genomic region:
- a CDS encoding helix-turn-helix domain-containing protein gives MEFEAKYITPDIKLSSYEDHFFKSDIMFDQHMLVWFISGETKIVQADGIYIFKKGDIFLIPRNQLATIINYPKDGLPHKTVVMHLSTARLKDFYAKLDVKPKTLLSPKINYYNNHPLLESCLASLIPYFDMKELPEDIASLKITEAITILRRIDKEIDDVLANFEEPGKIDLVNFMERNFMFNMPLDRLGYLTGRSLSTFNRDFRKYFNTTPQKWLTTKRLELAHYQLTKNKKKTIDVCYEVGFENLSHFSYAFKKQFGYTATELINASLNILPENGELMIPKIT, from the coding sequence ATGGAATTTGAGGCGAAATATATAACGCCGGATATCAAGCTTTCTTCTTATGAAGATCACTTTTTTAAGTCAGATATAATGTTTGATCAGCATATGCTGGTTTGGTTTATTTCGGGAGAAACTAAAATTGTACAGGCAGACGGTATTTATATTTTTAAAAAAGGTGATATTTTTCTTATTCCGAGAAATCAACTGGCAACCATTATTAATTACCCAAAAGATGGTTTGCCGCATAAAACCGTTGTCATGCATTTATCGACAGCACGATTAAAAGATTTTTATGCAAAACTCGATGTTAAACCTAAAACTTTACTGTCTCCAAAAATAAATTACTACAATAATCATCCATTATTAGAAAGCTGTCTTGCTTCGTTAATTCCGTATTTTGATATGAAGGAACTTCCTGAAGATATTGCGTCACTCAAAATTACCGAAGCAATAACAATCCTGAGAAGGATTGACAAGGAAATAGATGATGTTCTTGCCAATTTTGAAGAACCGGGAAAAATTGATTTAGTGAATTTTATGGAACGTAATTTTATGTTTAATATGCCGTTAGACCGTCTTGGATATCTAACCGGACGCAGTTTATCGACATTTAACCGGGATTTTAGAAAGTACTTTAATACTACGCCGCAAAAATGGCTTACGACAAAAAGGCTGGAATTAGCGCATTATCAACTTACAAAAAACAAGAAAAAAACAATCGATGTTTGTTATGAAGTTGGCTTCGAAAATCTTTCGCATTTTTCTTATGCTTTCAAGAAACAATTTGGTTATACAGCAACTGAATTAATTAATGCCAGCTTAAATATACTGCCTGAAAATGGCGAATTAATGATACCGAAAATTACTTAA
- a CDS encoding FecR family protein, protein MKSKRLKDEWNAIPNRGILPDEVKSRMWKNIRNVTVDKYRNVYNWIAVACAVFILSVAGYYNFIQFNNRHKIEIASTRTFNKDIRLLNLPDGTRVWLNENTEIEYPKQFTGKERRITLKGEAFFEVKRDPSHPFVISSGPIKTTVLGTSFNVKAYNNHVPEVNVRTGKVKVETEENTVFLIRGDKAVYGAKTAMLSKQKTTVLEPKWKKVLMYVDDLTLEQVIDKLKTDHKFEVTYLDENLRNLKMQGTLDTRQGFYEMLQTISFALEIKIEPTGNNTYLIRH, encoded by the coding sequence ATGAAGTCAAAAAGGTTAAAGGACGAATGGAACGCAATACCAAACAGGGGAATTCTTCCGGATGAAGTTAAATCCCGAATGTGGAAAAACATTCGTAATGTTACTGTTGATAAATATAGAAATGTATATAACTGGATTGCAGTTGCATGTGCTGTTTTTATTCTTTCGGTGGCTGGTTATTACAATTTTATTCAATTTAATAATCGCCATAAAATTGAAATTGCGTCTACAAGAACATTCAATAAAGATATTCGATTATTGAATTTGCCTGACGGTACTCGTGTCTGGCTAAATGAAAATACTGAAATAGAATACCCTAAACAATTTACAGGAAAAGAAAGAAGGATTACTTTAAAAGGGGAAGCTTTTTTTGAGGTAAAACGTGATCCTTCGCATCCTTTTGTGATTAGTTCAGGCCCCATAAAAACGACGGTTTTAGGAACTTCTTTTAATGTTAAAGCTTACAATAATCATGTGCCGGAAGTTAATGTGAGAACCGGAAAGGTAAAAGTAGAGACAGAAGAAAATACCGTTTTTTTAATACGCGGAGACAAAGCTGTTTATGGCGCCAAAACTGCGATGCTGAGCAAACAAAAAACAACTGTTTTAGAACCGAAATGGAAAAAAGTGCTGATGTATGTTGATGATTTAACGCTGGAACAGGTTATTGATAAGCTAAAAACAGATCATAAGTTTGAAGTAACGTATCTGGATGAAAATTTGCGAAACCTGAAAATGCAGGGAACTCTTGATACAAGACAAGGTTTTTATGAAATGCTGCAAACAATTTCATTTGCACTGGAAATCAAGATTGAGCCTACAGGAAATAATACGTATCTCATTAGACACTAA
- a CDS encoding GNAT family N-acetyltransferase — protein sequence MVLDFKNFPKLTTQRLVLRAIENTDYELIHKLRSDEVVNRFVGRDNTSTLEKAQEFILNIQSLVDKNEGLYWIIRFKENNDLLGSVCLWNFDPENEIVEIGYEMLSEFQGKGIMSEALKKVIEYVFEEMKAKIITAFPSADNVNSVAILKKLNFELEDEKYNNTHGNVENLVTYTLRNSKTS from the coding sequence ATGGTATTAGATTTTAAAAACTTTCCAAAATTAACAACCCAAAGATTAGTATTGCGAGCTATTGAAAATACTGATTATGAGTTAATTCATAAACTACGTTCTGATGAAGTGGTCAACAGATTTGTTGGCAGAGATAATACATCGACTTTAGAAAAAGCACAGGAATTTATTCTTAATATACAAAGTTTGGTGGACAAAAATGAAGGTCTTTACTGGATTATCCGATTTAAGGAAAACAATGATTTGCTTGGATCTGTTTGTTTGTGGAATTTTGATCCTGAAAATGAAATTGTCGAAATTGGATATGAAATGCTGTCTGAATTTCAAGGCAAAGGCATTATGAGCGAAGCTTTAAAAAAGGTTATCGAATATGTGTTTGAAGAAATGAAAGCAAAAATAATTACCGCATTTCCGTCTGCAGATAATGTAAATTCTGTTGCCATTCTTAAAAAGCTGAATTTCGAACTCGAAGATGAAAAATACAATAATACACACGGAAATGTAGAGAACCTTGTTACATATACTTTAAGAAATAGTAAGACCAGTTAA
- a CDS encoding TonB-dependent receptor has translation MNNDFSRQFAIWILFFGFLFGTHTIYSQTGTVSVDFKNSSPQKIIDNLKSQTPYQFIYQKDLDLSLPLVTLKKENVSIDEILTDLQSLTNLNFRRNQNNIAVNSKDSAKKKKKGKITGKVVDVNGLSLPGVNIKVAGLNYGTQSDIDGNYVLELEAGEYTIEISAISFQTQKITNVKVLEDEETPLVVSLKEDAQSLNEVIIVQDYKKATASVEGMLLQQKKAPQFSDGISAEQIARTPDRDVASSLKRITGVTTVGDKYVVVRSMGERWNQAVMDGIALPSTDAYQQNFSFDIIPTSIVESIVVSKSATPDMYANFAGGYVEVKTKDIPKENFTNFSISTAYNSRSTFKERLTKQEGDYDYWGFDDGRRDFPSPDNLSAANVKSDAADPNISIQQSKQFTQDNFTTYKTYAAPGSTIQFGIGRTYKLEDSNKWGFVGSLIFKNTQEKLDIEHTERGKYKSNTEFSPANETAAYSTFEKYGFNNSGANYNYTSTLGGMFNAAIQLGNHKITSRNTVMHIYNSQLTQITGWDNGMATDGIVDGSILARTSETNYPVYTTFIQNKIEGNHKFDKLEINWYGAYGNVTKDTKDATFLNIDRRKVGDDLLVYYDVYNATQNIKRSNFTNDEIDYNAAINFKYSFNFSDSFTNDIKAGYFGTYKKATNQQVSVKLETFGQTTDRASIYGSLTDFLDGSNYYYGGFGWFGGLKYGKQYVGDVKVHSPFLMLDNKMGRYVRFVWGARAESYVYTQIESQSIAAGDFDQEQKDDKVWQFLPSASLIISPTNKMNVRLGYNKSVMRPQFAERLNIPYFDPIRSYFIYNYSGGIVSSVADNYDLKLEWFPSGGEILSFGVYHKDIDNPIESVGALNTSGERNVYNINSYNANLWGFELEFYKSLSFLGEGEILKNLFVYGNATVNSTKVKSYQRLDGSGVLYEANRPLYGQSPYSYNFGLDYVGDRFGFSLRHNAVGDQYILVGFDYGAEEIRKPYGITDAQVSYKFFKEKNLELKCSAKNLFDTGIETYNNVNSYSTRQDVPVGSNPRSAFGLGAGATNKYDQDIDQELFKAKNGRTISISLNYSF, from the coding sequence ATGAACAATGATTTTTCCAGGCAATTTGCCATTTGGATTTTGTTTTTCGGTTTCCTTTTTGGAACACACACTATTTATTCGCAAACCGGAACTGTTTCGGTTGATTTTAAAAATTCTTCGCCTCAAAAAATAATAGATAATTTAAAATCTCAAACTCCGTATCAATTTATTTATCAAAAAGATCTCGATTTGAGTTTGCCATTAGTTACATTAAAAAAAGAGAATGTTTCTATTGATGAAATTTTGACTGATTTGCAAAGTCTGACCAATTTAAATTTCAGAAGAAATCAAAATAATATAGCCGTAAACAGTAAAGATTCGGCGAAAAAAAAAAAGAAGGGAAAAATAACGGGTAAAGTCGTTGATGTAAACGGGCTTTCGCTTCCGGGCGTAAATATTAAAGTTGCGGGACTTAATTATGGTACGCAATCTGATATTGACGGTAATTATGTTCTGGAACTTGAAGCGGGCGAATACACGATTGAAATAAGCGCTATTTCGTTTCAGACACAAAAAATTACAAATGTAAAAGTTCTTGAAGACGAGGAAACGCCATTGGTTGTTTCGTTAAAAGAAGATGCACAATCGCTGAATGAAGTTATCATTGTTCAGGATTATAAAAAAGCGACAGCTTCGGTTGAAGGAATGTTGTTGCAGCAAAAAAAAGCGCCACAATTTTCTGATGGTATTTCGGCAGAGCAAATTGCCAGAACGCCGGACAGGGATGTGGCGAGTTCATTAAAACGTATTACCGGTGTAACAACTGTGGGCGACAAATATGTTGTTGTACGCTCAATGGGCGAGCGATGGAATCAGGCGGTAATGGACGGAATTGCCTTGCCGAGTACGGATGCGTATCAGCAAAATTTTTCTTTTGATATTATTCCTACTTCTATTGTAGAGAGTATTGTGGTGAGTAAATCTGCCACTCCGGATATGTATGCCAATTTTGCCGGTGGATATGTCGAGGTTAAAACTAAGGATATTCCAAAAGAAAATTTTACCAATTTTTCTATCAGCACTGCTTATAATAGCAGAAGCACTTTTAAAGAAAGGCTTACAAAACAGGAAGGTGATTATGATTATTGGGGTTTTGATGATGGAAGACGTGATTTTCCCAGTCCTGACAATCTTTCGGCAGCAAATGTAAAAAGCGACGCTGCAGACCCGAATATTTCTATTCAGCAATCAAAACAATTTACTCAGGATAATTTTACGACTTATAAAACATATGCGGCTCCCGGCAGCACAATTCAGTTTGGAATAGGACGAACTTATAAGTTAGAAGACAGTAACAAATGGGGATTTGTAGGTTCTTTAATTTTTAAGAATACACAGGAAAAATTAGATATTGAACATACTGAAAGAGGTAAGTATAAAAGTAATACAGAGTTTTCTCCTGCAAACGAAACAGCGGCATACTCTACTTTTGAAAAATATGGTTTTAATAACTCCGGAGCAAACTATAATTATACGTCAACTTTAGGCGGTATGTTTAATGCGGCAATACAATTAGGAAATCATAAAATTACCAGCCGTAATACAGTAATGCATATCTATAACAGTCAATTAACCCAAATTACTGGCTGGGATAACGGAATGGCGACTGATGGTATCGTAGATGGAAGTATATTAGCGAGAACCTCTGAAACCAATTATCCGGTTTATACCACTTTTATCCAAAATAAAATTGAGGGAAATCACAAATTCGACAAATTAGAAATCAATTGGTATGGCGCTTACGGAAATGTTACAAAAGACACCAAAGATGCTACGTTTTTAAATATTGACAGAAGAAAAGTTGGAGACGATTTACTGGTTTATTATGATGTTTATAATGCAACTCAAAATATTAAGAGAAGTAATTTTACTAATGATGAGATTGATTATAATGCTGCTATTAATTTTAAATATTCATTCAATTTTAGCGATTCTTTTACAAACGACATTAAAGCAGGATATTTTGGTACTTATAAAAAAGCAACCAATCAACAGGTATCAGTTAAATTAGAAACCTTTGGTCAAACAACAGACCGCGCCAGTATTTATGGTTCACTAACAGATTTTTTAGACGGTTCTAATTATTACTATGGCGGTTTTGGCTGGTTTGGTGGTTTAAAATATGGAAAACAATATGTTGGAGATGTAAAAGTACATTCGCCATTTTTAATGCTGGACAATAAAATGGGCCGATATGTAAGATTCGTGTGGGGCGCAAGGGCAGAAAGTTATGTTTATACACAAATTGAAAGCCAGTCTATTGCTGCCGGCGATTTTGATCAGGAACAAAAAGATGATAAAGTATGGCAATTTTTACCTTCGGCCAGCTTAATTATTAGCCCAACTAATAAAATGAATGTAAGACTTGGTTATAACAAATCTGTTATGCGTCCTCAATTTGCAGAACGTTTGAATATCCCATATTTTGACCCAATTCGATCTTATTTTATTTATAATTATTCTGGGGGAATTGTTTCGAGTGTAGCCGATAATTATGATTTAAAATTAGAATGGTTCCCTTCAGGCGGCGAGATTTTGTCTTTTGGTGTATACCATAAAGATATAGATAATCCTATTGAAAGTGTTGGAGCTTTAAACACGTCCGGTGAGAGAAATGTTTATAATATCAATTCTTATAATGCTAATCTTTGGGGCTTTGAATTAGAATTTTATAAAAGTCTTTCTTTTTTAGGCGAAGGAGAAATCCTGAAAAATCTATTTGTTTACGGAAACGCGACTGTCAATTCTACAAAGGTAAAATCATATCAAAGACTAGACGGATCAGGTGTTCTTTATGAGGCAAACAGACCCTTATACGGGCAGTCGCCTTATAGCTATAATTTTGGTTTAGACTATGTGGGTGATCGTTTTGGGTTTAGCCTTAGACACAATGCTGTTGGTGATCAATATATACTTGTAGGATTTGATTACGGCGCCGAGGAAATTCGTAAACCTTATGGTATAACAGATGCTCAGGTGAGCTACAAATTTTTTAAAGAAAAGAATCTGGAATTAAAATGCAGCGCAAAAAATTTGTTTGACACAGGTATAGAAACCTATAACAACGTTAACAGTTATAGTACCAGACAGGACGTACCTGTTGGATCTAACCCAAGATCAGCCTTTGGTTTGGGAGCAGGAGCTACCAATAAATACGATCAGGATATTGATCAGGAATTATTTAAAGCAAAAAACGGAAGGACTATAAGTATATCACTTAATTATTCCTTTTAA
- a CDS encoding T9SS type A sorting domain-containing protein, which translates to MKKNLLLLLFIMVTTLSSAQFTIWEDDFDDADVSDWTLLDRDGNGSNWYARKNIQVDENFAIVDGTISVLGTYNIDFATLGQLPAPENNLAIAPVIDASFYSGKISLIINAQTSVYDSSQNLFVYGSTSPDPATFTLLSTVVLVRTADEGEMFKNYTVDISQYKGETAVYLAFGTKTNSGFIGYEIDKISVTAESLLGVDDVEQQLKACRLNQNPVQESLQLQLAEELQNEETALKIYNAAGSLVKESPYKQEDLSVTDLPQGIYFLVVSNNELSKKIKFIKK; encoded by the coding sequence ATGAAAAAAAATCTACTTTTATTACTATTTATAATGGTTACTACACTATCATCTGCTCAATTTACAATATGGGAAGATGATTTTGACGATGCTGATGTTTCAGACTGGACTTTATTAGACAGAGATGGAAATGGCAGTAATTGGTATGCACGTAAAAATATTCAGGTTGACGAAAATTTTGCTATTGTAGATGGAACTATTAGTGTTTTAGGAACATATAATATAGATTTTGCAACATTGGGACAATTACCGGCTCCTGAGAATAATTTAGCCATAGCTCCTGTTATAGATGCTTCTTTTTATTCAGGAAAAATATCTCTAATCATAAATGCACAAACAAGCGTTTACGATAGCAGCCAAAATTTATTTGTTTACGGTTCTACTTCGCCAGATCCTGCAACATTTACACTTTTAAGCACAGTTGTTTTGGTAAGAACAGCAGATGAAGGAGAAATGTTTAAAAATTATACAGTAGATATTTCACAATATAAAGGAGAAACTGCAGTATACCTAGCTTTTGGAACTAAAACAAATTCAGGATTTATTGGTTATGAAATTGATAAAATCTCGGTTACTGCCGAATCACTTTTAGGAGTTGATGATGTAGAACAACAATTGAAAGCGTGCAGATTAAACCAAAATCCGGTTCAGGAAAGTTTACAATTGCAATTAGCAGAAGAATTACAAAATGAAGAAACAGCATTAAAAATCTATAATGCAGCCGGAAGTTTGGTTAAAGAATCTCCATACAAACAAGAAGATTTATCTGTTACTGATTTACCACAAGGAATCTATTTTCTGGTAGTTTCTAATAATGAACTTTCGAAAAAAATAAAATTTATCAAAAAATAA
- a CDS encoding SDR family NAD(P)-dependent oxidoreductase, with protein MKQNNYQGALQNPVGSGFNAKSTANNVINGIDLTGKIAIVTGGNTGIGLETAKILANAGATVIVPARDIEKAKKNLQGIPNIELAEMDLINPDSIDAFAEKFLSSNRPLHLLINNAGIMWVPFRRDNRGIESQLATNYLAQFQLTARLWTALKKANSARVINVSSQGHQFARFDFDDPNFLYREYETLQAYGQSKTACNLFALELDNRGKAFGVRSYSLHPGSINGTELAREASLELFQKMGLCDAEGNILPEIAASLKTIPQGAATTVWCATSALLNDLGGVYCEDAEVAVIAPESSITAGVKEYSLDENNAKRLWLLSEKMTGIAFKID; from the coding sequence ATGAAACAGAATAATTATCAGGGAGCATTACAAAATCCGGTTGGTTCAGGATTTAATGCAAAATCAACAGCAAATAATGTCATTAACGGAATTGACCTTACGGGAAAAATTGCCATTGTAACGGGCGGTAACACCGGTATTGGTTTAGAAACTGCCAAAATTCTCGCCAACGCCGGAGCAACGGTTATAGTTCCTGCCAGAGACATCGAAAAAGCAAAAAAGAATTTACAAGGCATACCAAATATTGAGTTGGCTGAAATGGATTTAATAAATCCTGATTCTATAGATGCTTTTGCAGAAAAATTTCTTTCGTCTAACAGACCTTTGCATTTGCTTATTAATAATGCCGGTATTATGTGGGTTCCGTTTCGCAGGGATAATCGCGGTATCGAATCGCAATTGGCAACAAATTATCTGGCACAATTTCAGCTTACCGCGAGATTATGGACTGCATTAAAAAAAGCGAATTCTGCACGCGTTATCAATGTCTCATCACAAGGACATCAATTTGCTCGTTTTGATTTTGACGATCCTAATTTTCTTTATAGAGAATATGAAACTTTACAGGCTTACGGTCAATCTAAAACTGCTTGTAATTTATTTGCTCTTGAGCTGGATAATCGCGGTAAAGCATTTGGCGTGCGATCTTATTCGCTGCATCCGGGCTCAATTAACGGAACTGAACTTGCCAGAGAAGCATCTTTAGAATTGTTTCAAAAAATGGGTCTTTGTGATGCTGAAGGCAATATTTTGCCGGAAATTGCGGCAAGTTTAAAAACAATTCCGCAAGGCGCTGCAACAACTGTCTGGTGTGCAACAAGTGCTTTGCTTAATGATTTAGGCGGTGTTTATTGCGAAGATGCCGAAGTTGCTGTAATAGCTCCAGAATCTTCAATAACAGCTGGTGTAAAAGAATATTCGTTAGACGAAAATAACGCAAAACGTTTGTGGCTTCTGAGTGAAAAAATGACAGGAATTGCATTTAAAATTGACTAA
- a CDS encoding tetratricopeptide repeat protein: MKWFTNLTIEKIKGKFSKSNTSTESVHFEKGKELYFANQFQEAIIHFDNAITSGLYYEAYKLKGNCLQKLDYHYNAIEDFDKAIEANPLDFSNYYSRAVSKKAILDFTGQIEDLHNAIYYYRKNSILENSILRSFENDLLFAKMKIEGLTKNAAEIARIPSLEIKSLIRDSLHLIKQVKLKNTALK, encoded by the coding sequence ATGAAATGGTTCACCAATTTAACGATCGAAAAAATTAAAGGGAAATTTTCAAAATCCAATACCAGCACAGAATCTGTGCATTTTGAAAAAGGAAAGGAACTTTATTTTGCCAACCAATTTCAAGAGGCAATCATTCACTTTGACAATGCCATTACTTCTGGTTTGTATTACGAAGCTTATAAATTAAAAGGAAACTGTTTGCAAAAACTCGATTATCATTATAATGCTATCGAAGATTTTGACAAAGCAATTGAAGCAAATCCTCTGGACTTTTCAAATTATTACAGTCGGGCAGTTTCTAAAAAAGCAATTTTAGATTTTACGGGACAAATTGAAGATCTTCATAATGCCATTTATTACTACAGGAAAAATTCAATTTTAGAAAATTCAATTTTAAGATCTTTTGAAAATGACTTATTATTCGCTAAAATGAAAATTGAAGGATTAACAAAAAACGCTGCCGAAATAGCCAGAATTCCTTCGCTGGAAATTAAGTCACTTATTCGGGATTCGCTGCATCTTATTAAACAGGTGAAATTAAAAAATACAGCTCTGAAATAA
- a CDS encoding RNA polymerase sigma factor — translation MSSNLVLRLREGDDACFKEIYDLYHYKVFCFVKKYTSQLADSEDVTQNVFIHLWNYRTKLDPEVSLEAILFKSSKQEISKWYKKQNRIFSVENDQLIKEMDSPSESDDNFDLKLEKIQYLLDKIPEKRRKIFNLHKFEDLSYKEIAQEMNMSPSAVANQISKTLQFLKKNSVKNHELYWFALFFVSQQNLIT, via the coding sequence ATGAGTTCTAATTTGGTATTAAGGTTACGAGAGGGAGATGATGCATGTTTTAAAGAAATTTATGATTTATATCATTACAAAGTGTTTTGCTTTGTTAAAAAATACACGTCACAGCTTGCAGATTCAGAGGATGTTACTCAGAATGTGTTTATTCATTTATGGAATTACCGCACTAAATTGGACCCTGAGGTAAGTTTGGAAGCAATTTTGTTTAAAAGCTCAAAACAAGAGATTTCGAAATGGTACAAAAAGCAAAACAGAATATTTTCTGTAGAGAATGACCAATTGATTAAAGAGATGGATTCTCCCTCAGAATCAGATGATAACTTTGATTTAAAACTCGAAAAAATTCAATATCTGCTGGATAAAATTCCTGAAAAAAGGAGAAAAATTTTCAACCTTCATAAATTTGAAGATCTTAGTTATAAAGAAATTGCGCAGGAAATGAATATGTCGCCAAGCGCAGTTGCGAATCAGATTTCAAAAACACTTCAATTTCTGAAAAAGAACTCGGTAAAAAATCACGAATTATATTGGTTTGCATTATTTTTTGTGAGTCAGCAAAATTTAATTACTTAA
- a CDS encoding phytanoyl-CoA dioxygenase family protein, translating into MHLTILEKLWKRALYPADLSTKNDTKNWDEEIKTLYKLGISMEETLQFLYFEKPDFESFKFWITNKQKNENTESEAFIANVLSQEDLEFWNENGYIIVKNAISKKDCEDTQQAIWDFLKMDSNNKETWYKRHENQKGLMLNFSDHETLNKNRFSPRIKKAYEQLYNSTNIYKTIDKVSFNPPETEEFTFLGSPIHWDTSLKQPIKFGLQGLLYLTDCGANDGAFHCVPGFHNKINDWLDNLLPNENPREKAITTLKPEPIIGDAGDFIIWNNTLPHCATPNKGENPRMVQYLTYLPNDHNTSGEWI; encoded by the coding sequence ATGCATTTAACTATTCTTGAAAAACTATGGAAACGCGCTTTGTATCCCGCTGATCTTTCGACGAAAAATGATACGAAAAACTGGGATGAAGAAATAAAAACTTTATACAAGTTGGGTATTAGTATGGAGGAAACACTGCAGTTTTTATACTTTGAAAAACCGGATTTCGAGTCTTTTAAATTTTGGATTACAAACAAACAAAAAAACGAAAATACCGAATCTGAAGCTTTTATAGCTAACGTATTATCACAAGAAGATCTTGAATTTTGGAATGAGAATGGTTATATTATTGTAAAAAATGCCATTTCGAAAAAAGATTGCGAAGATACGCAACAGGCAATTTGGGATTTCCTAAAAATGGATTCTAATAATAAAGAAACCTGGTATAAACGACATGAAAATCAAAAAGGTTTAATGCTGAATTTTTCAGATCACGAAACATTAAATAAAAACAGATTTTCGCCTAGAATAAAAAAAGCATACGAACAGCTTTACAATTCAACAAACATATATAAAACCATCGACAAAGTGAGTTTTAATCCGCCTGAGACTGAAGAATTTACTTTTTTAGGAAGTCCGATTCATTGGGATACGAGTTTAAAACAACCTATAAAATTTGGATTGCAGGGACTACTCTATCTTACTGATTGTGGTGCAAATGATGGCGCATTTCATTGCGTTCCGGGATTTCATAATAAAATAAATGATTGGTTAGACAACCTTCTGCCAAATGAAAACCCAAGAGAGAAAGCCATCACAACATTAAAACCAGAACCTATAATTGGCGATGCCGGCGATTTTATAATCTGGAACAATACTTTACCGCATTGTGCAACACCAAATAAAGGAGAAAATCCGAGAATGGTGCAGTATTTAACCTATTTACCAAATGATCATAATACTTCGGGAGAATGGATTTAA
- a CDS encoding S41 family peptidase, with the protein MKNKAFSYLFYGVILLIEVIILSSCSTDDLEQDYTEGTNEYTNEWMYQQMKKYYLWNDAMPNQGDLSVNPKEYFARLVKSDDRFSYAIHPNLPETAPINLRQKFGFDVSFMQYESKVYGVILYALYDSPAKNNGLTRGQLITSVDGVELTVSNYDNIYKNMVTATQLNLKLISYSAQSGFFNAKQVSLMQGFSFSQLLLSQVITNGNTKIGYVEIPHFDVGMAKLFMQTFQELKNKEITEIILDLRYNGGGDIASATALSIILAPNIKSGDLFIEFEGNKNGGIVKQSFQQALESNEKSITFDALRNAHPNIQKVYILCGKHTASASEIIINNLSPFMDVVTIGEKTIGKDVAGFPIEDDRISGTQGWVLYPSIYKLFNSRHEGSYSAGINPSVNADELQNPEVFALGNRSEILLNTAINNISGNTGKMKMIESKALSLSKIYTDADALLVNP; encoded by the coding sequence ATGAAAAATAAAGCGTTCAGCTATCTTTTTTATGGTGTTATTCTTTTAATAGAAGTTATCATTCTTTCTTCCTGCTCTACAGATGATCTGGAGCAGGATTACACAGAAGGAACAAATGAATACACAAATGAATGGATGTATCAGCAAATGAAAAAATACTATTTGTGGAATGATGCTATGCCAAATCAGGGAGATTTATCCGTAAATCCCAAAGAATATTTTGCACGATTAGTAAAAAGCGATGATCGGTTTTCGTATGCAATACATCCTAATTTACCGGAAACGGCGCCGATAAATTTGCGTCAAAAATTCGGGTTTGATGTTTCATTTATGCAATATGAAAGCAAAGTTTACGGCGTAATTTTGTATGCATTATACGATTCTCCGGCAAAAAACAACGGTTTAACAAGAGGGCAATTAATAACAAGTGTTGACGGTGTCGAATTAACGGTAAGTAATTACGACAACATTTACAAAAACATGGTGACTGCAACGCAATTAAACTTAAAACTAATTTCGTATTCAGCACAATCAGGATTTTTTAATGCAAAGCAAGTTTCTTTGATGCAGGGATTTTCGTTTTCGCAGCTGCTTTTAAGTCAGGTAATTACAAACGGAAATACTAAAATTGGTTATGTCGAAATTCCGCATTTTGATGTTGGAATGGCAAAATTATTTATGCAGACATTTCAGGAATTAAAAAATAAGGAAATAACAGAAATCATTTTGGATTTGCGTTATAATGGAGGCGGAGATATAGCCTCGGCGACAGCATTAAGTATTATTTTGGCACCAAACATTAAATCAGGCGATTTGTTTATTGAATTTGAAGGAAATAAAAATGGTGGTATTGTAAAACAGTCCTTTCAGCAGGCATTAGAAAGCAATGAAAAAAGTATAACTTTTGACGCTCTTAGAAATGCGCATCCAAATATTCAAAAAGTATATATTTTATGCGGAAAACATACTGCATCTGCCTCAGAAATAATAATAAACAATCTAAGCCCTTTTATGGATGTCGTAACAATAGGCGAAAAAACAATAGGTAAAGATGTAGCAGGATTTCCTATAGAAGATGACAGAATTTCCGGCACACAAGGCTGGGTTTTATATCCATCCATCTATAAATTATTCAATTCAAGACACGAAGGAAGTTATTCGGCAGGAATAAATCCCTCAGTTAATGCAGATGAACTGCAAAATCCTGAAGTTTTTGCTTTAGGAAACCGTTCTGAAATTTTATTAAATACGGCGATAAACAACATATCAGGAAATACAGGTAAAATGAAAATGATAGAATCAAAAGCATTATCACTTTCTAAAATTTATACCGATGCCGATGCATTGCTGGTTAATCCGTAA